The stretch of DNA AACTAAGGGTGATGGAAACAGCTTTGATAAGTGGCCCGCGGAGCCCACTGAAAGCGAATATGACTCCAACACGCTTTGGAATACGGGGCAAGGGGTCCCAGCGGATCTGGTTATCGGCAAAGTCGTTATGCGGATTCCATGGTTTGGGCATGTCACGTTGTTTCTACGGGGCAACGCCTGGGGGTTGCCGCTGATTATTGCTTTGATAGTTATTCTGTTAATCGTTGAGTTCGTGTTGCCTATTCTGAAAAGCAAGAAACCTGAGCAGGCACAGAACAGCGGCGAGGATGACCAAACAAAACCGCCTGTCCCCGCATCTGACAGCTTCTCTGTTTAAGGCGGCAGCGCAAGGTTGCCGTCGCTGTCTAGGCTCCAATAGGGGTTGTAAGCAACCTCGATGAGGTGCCCGTCGAGGTCTTTGAAGTAACCGCTATATCCGCCCCAGAAAACCTTCTGCGCAGGCTTTACCACAACTGCGCCGGACCGCTGTGCCTCTGCCAGCACCTCATCAACTTCCTGTGGGTTCTTGGCGTTTAGTGAAAGCGTGATTCCTGAAAAGCCGCTGCCCTCTGCAGGCACCGACGCGTCTGCTGCAAGGAGACTTCGGGGATACAACGCCAAAGCAAAGCTGCCTAAAGAAAAAACCGCTAGGTCTCCACTGCTTGCCGTCGACTTTTTCCAGCCGAGCCCTTTTTCGTAAAACCTAACTGCCCGCTCTAGATCGGCGACTCCTAGGGTTATCAACGTTAACTTCTGCCGCATCAAATATGCCTCATCAAATAGGCTGAGGGCTCAGCATATAAATGGTGTTAACTGGTCAATGTAAAAAATGGGGGCTTACCTGAGTAAGCGCATAACGAATTCTTGGCACTGCGTGTTTAAGTCGCTGCCCGAGTTCACCTTAGCCGCTGCATGTATAGTGTAGCTGCTGTCGCCTGGCAGAGGCGCCACATCCTTTAGGACCGCGGCTTGGTCGCTGTTGTCGATTGCTATGTCGCCGTAGCCGAATGCCCCGATTACTGTGCCTTGCGGCGGGTTGAGGCTGTCTAGATATGCCTGTATGGTGGTGGCGGGTTTACCTGCGTAGATGGGGCCTCCAACGACGATGATGTCGTAGCCTACGGGGTTAGCGGCAACGTCGCTTTTAACGCCTGCCAATGTAACGTAGTAGCCTGAATCCTGTATGTTAAAGCCAATGTATGAGGCGACATCTTTAGCGCGGCCGCTTAAACCTGGGTCGTAGACCACCAGTGCTTTGCCCTTTGCGCTGTCATTGGGCAAGGGGTGGGTGCCGGTGGCGAAGTTGCCGGCGGCGTCAAAGATAACTAAGCTAAACGCTGCGAAACCAACGATTACCAGAATGCCGATAACGGCTAGTATAACCTTTAAGATTTTATGCATAATCTCCTCTCCATCCCCCCTTCGCAGGGAATAAATAAAAAGCCTCTGCTCTAAATCCAAAATTTCCCCAAGGAACCCAGCCTAACGAGCCTTCTGCGCCAGCTCCCTTGCCCAACTGCGGATTTCCTCTCTATCACGCAGGTCATAAACGCCTGGCTCCGTTTCTTTGAAGCCGTCGCTTTCCAGCTGGGGCCGAATCATCCCTAAGGTGCGGCGGAACAGCACATTCATCTTGCCATAGTCAAGGATGCCGCCGAAAAAGCCCACTGCAATCGGCTGTAGGCTGTACTTTGCGATTTTGTCGTCGAGGGATGCTTTTCGGATTTTCTCGACTTCCTCAGGTTTGCCTTCGCGTTGGGGAACCATCTTCATGGTGCAGGCGAAGACTGCATGTTTTTTGGCAGTGAGCTCTTTTTGGTGTTTTTTCAGAAAGTCCTCGGCTTCGCCGGTCCATTTGCCCATCTGCATGCCGCTGCCTACCACAACTAGCCCATAGGGTGATAGGTCTTTGATTTTCTCTTTTTTCGCGTCCGCCACCTTAACTGAGAAGCCTTCGCTGCTTAGAACAGATGCGATTTCTTGGGCGGTCAACGCGGAGGCGCCGTATCGGGTGCCATAAACAATCAGAACTTCCATGTCAATCCCTGCTTTTCCTTTAGTTAATCAAGTTTAATAAGTTTTTATTCAGAAGGTTTATGCCTGAAAAAGTCAATGAGCGTCAGGAAAGTGTAAATCCCTCAGGCTACTCATCTACATTCATCCTTGGTGGTAAGTGTGGTTAAACGACCTCATGCATCCTTCATGCTTAAACAGGCATTCAAGTCAACGTTCTCTAAGCCTGCGACGGAAAAATATCCTAAGGTGAAGCCAGAGTTACCGGAGAAGTTTCGGGGAGAACCCATCTTTGACTACTCCGCCTGCATCGGCTGCGGCTTATGCAGCAGAGATTGCCCCTCCCAAGCCATCGAGATGGTGACGGTCGAGGGCAAGAAGCGTCGTCCACAGCTTAACCTCTCAAAATGCATCTTCTGCTACCAATGCGCTGAGACATGCCCCAAAAAGGCGATAAGCAACTCTTGCCTCTACGAGCTAGCCACAACTGACAAGTCCAACCTGGTTATGAAGCCTAAAGCCCCCTCAGAAACCTAATGTCTTGAGTTTAGCCTTCTGGGGCTGGAGCGGCTGCTTGGGGTTATCCTGAAAATTCGTCGAGTTGAAACCCCTAAAACCATGAAAACTCTTAAATTATACAAACTGCAACTGAAAAGCAAGGTTGTCTCGTCAATGGCCTCACACACTAAGCAGCTTGAAATCCAAGGCTACGATGAAAAAGAAAAGATGTATCTTGTCAAGTCACCCTCCGGCGAAATAGTTAAGGTTCAAGATACATTTGCGGAGATGTTTCCGCTTTGGGCAGCCAGAGTCCTCATAACCGCTGCCAACCCGAAGTGGGCAGAAATCGCTGCCTCCATAACTACTGGATACGCCACAAGCGTCATCGCCGCCTCAGCT from Candidatus Bathyarchaeota archaeon encodes:
- a CDS encoding NADH-quinone oxidoreductase subunit I, with translation MVKRPHASFMLKQAFKSTFSKPATEKYPKVKPELPEKFRGEPIFDYSACIGCGLCSRDCPSQAIEMVTVEGKKRRPQLNLSKCIFCYQCAETCPKKAISNSCLYELATTDKSNLVMKPKAPSET
- a CDS encoding VOC family protein, with the translated sequence MRQKLTLITLGVADLERAVRFYEKGLGWKKSTASSGDLAVFSLGSFALALYPRSLLAADASVPAEGSGFSGITLSLNAKNPQEVDEVLAEAQRSGAVVVKPAQKVFWGGYSGYFKDLDGHLIEVAYNPYWSLDSDGNLALPP
- a CDS encoding flavodoxin domain-containing protein; amino-acid sequence: MEVLIVYGTRYGASALTAQEIASVLSSEGFSVKVADAKKEKIKDLSPYGLVVVGSGMQMGKWTGEAEDFLKKHQKELTAKKHAVFACTMKMVPQREGKPEEVEKIRKASLDDKIAKYSLQPIAVGFFGGILDYGKMNVLFRRTLGMIRPQLESDGFKETEPGVYDLRDREEIRSWARELAQKAR